DNA from Paraburkholderia largidicola:
ATTGGCTTGCCGCTCAGCATCAACGGCAAGGCCGCCCCGGCGCCGATCAGACGCGGCGCGCGCTGCGTGCCGCCTGCGCCGGGCAGCAGGCCGAGAAGCACCTCAGGCAAACCGAGCTTCGCGCCCGCCACCGCGATTCGATAGTGCGAGGCCAGCGCAATCTCGAGTCCGCCGCCGAGCGCCGCGCCATGAATTGCGACGACGACCGGCTTGCCGCAGGTCTCGAGACGGTTGCATACGTCGGGCAGCGTCGGCATTTGCGGCGGCTTGCCGAATTCGCGGATGTCGGCGCCCGCGATGAAATTGCGGCCCGCGCCGACGATCAGCACCGCGCGCACGGCCGGATTCGCTTCCGCGACGTCGATTGCCGCGACGAGGCCGCGCCGGACGTCCACGCCCAGGGCGTTGACGGGCGGATTGTCGACGGTGACGAGCAGGATATTGCCGCGTAGCTCATGGGTCACCGGCAATGCGGGGGCGGCGGTCGGCGTCATGCGATTTGTCTCCTCGTGCTGCGTGTCAGCGGAATTGCCATGCGATTCGGGATTGTCTTGGGGACAAACGGAATTGACAATCGCATCGCCAATTGACAGAGTGTCAAATATTCTTTGACAGTAGGGCCGCCGTGGACCTCAACGCGCTCACGCTGCTGGTCGAGATCATCGATGCCGGCAATCTCAGCGAGGCTGCGCGCCGGCTCAAGATGACCCGCGCCAACGTCAGCTACCACCTCAACCAGTTCGAAAAGTCGATCGGCTTGCAACTGGTCCGGCGCACGACGCGCCGCGTCGAGCCGACCGAGATCGGGCTGAAGCTGTACGAGCACGGCCGCGCGATCCGCAATTCGCTGCTGGCCGCGAAGGAATCGGTATCGACGCTCGGCGAAAGCCTGCAAGGCCGCGTGCGCCTGTCGGTGCCGAGCGGCTACGGGCAACTGGTGATGTCGGCGTGGCTGATCGACTTCAAGCGCGAATATCCCGGCATCGTGCTCGACGTGATGTTTGAGAATCGTGTCGAAGACCTGTTGCGCGACGAAGTGGACATTGCCGTGCGCGTGATGTCGGAGCCGCCGCAAAATCTCGTCGCGCGCGATATGGGGCCGGTGAGATGGGTTGCGTGCGCATCGTCCGCGTATGCCGCGCAACGCGGCATGCCGGTGGAACTCGACGACCTTCGTACCGCGCCGATCATCACGTCCGCCGTAGTGGGCCGGCAACTGCGCGTCGCCGCGTATCTGCGCGACGAACGGCATGAGGTGTTGCTGGAACCCGGCCTCATCTCCGAGAACTTCCTGTTTCTGCGCGACGCGATTCTCGCCGGGCTCGGCGTCGGACTCGTTCCGGATTACGTGGTGCACGACGACATCCGGCGCGGCGACGTCGTCACGGCGCTCGACCCGTGGCGGCTCAGCATCTTCGGCACGAATATGTACATGCTGTATATGCCGAATCTTCACCATACACGCGCGACGTCACGGTTCATCGAGTTCATGCTCGACGAAGCGCGCAAGGCGGGACGCGGCGCCATGCCGACCCGACCCGCTCTTTTGTAGCGCAATGTATCCACCGCAGCAGCGGATACATACGCATACACACGTCCCTTCCCACGACACAAGCGAGATACATCCGCACGCTTCAATACGGTCATCGATTGTTTGCCCCTCACCTACTCAACGGAGCACGCACCATGACACGTATCGACAACGTACTGTACACAGGCAAGGTTCACACGACGGGCGGCCGCGAAGGTGCCGCGCTTAGTTCCGACGGTCGCCTCGATATCAAGCTATCGACGCCGGGTGGCAATGGCACAGGCACGAACCCCGAGCAACTGCTCGGCGCCGGCTGGTCGGCATGTTTCATTGGTGCGATGGGCGGCGCTGCGCGCGCGCTGAAGATTTCGCTGCCGGCCGACACCAGCGTCGATGCCGAAATCGATCTCGGCACCACCGACAACGCATATTTCATTCAGGCACGTCTGACCGTGAGCCTGCCCGGCCTGCCGCGCGATGTGGCCCAGGAAGTGGTCGACCGTGCGCATCAGACCTGCCCGTACTCGAAGGCGACGCGCGGCAACATCGGCGTCACCATCACGCTCGTTTAAGCCGTACGAAGAAGGGCAGTGCCAGCACTGCCTTTCCCGCGATATTGCATATGCAACACGAGCATCGACGATGACTTCGGACCATCGGCGCGACGCCTCTTCCAATGTCAGCCGGAAGATCGCGCAAAGCTGCCTGCTCACGCGCACTCGGCAGATCTCAAGAGTACTGACGGCGATCTATGACGAAGCGTTGAGGCCCTTCGGCGTCAACGCTTCGCAATTCACGCTGCTGGTGCTGATCATGGAATTCGGACCGCTCAGCCGTGCCACGCTCGGGCGCAAAAACCATCACGACCGCTCGACGCTCACGCGCAATCTTCAGCCGCTGATCGCGCAGGAATGGGTCGTCGAAGGCATGCCTGGCGACGACGGCCGCAGCCGCCCTCTTTCGCTCACGGCGCAAGGCAAGGCCTTGTTGCACGACGCCGCGTCCGCGTGGTCGGCGGCGCAATCGAAGGCCCAGTCGCTGCTTGGCGAAGCGGGTGCAAACGCGCTGATGGGCATCGCGGGCGAGTTGCCGCATCGAGGCGGCTGATTGTTGCGTCGCTGATGTTGTATGTGCAACACGAAGCACGTTCGATCCGCGTGGCGCAAAGTATCCGCTGAGTGCAAGTGGGTACTTGCAGCTACACAGGCATCGTTTCAGAAAACACGCGCGATACATCCGCGCGTTCCAATGCGCTCTCGCCGGACGTGCACTGCGTCCGGATCGTGCGTCCGATGGCGCGTGCGACCACGCGGCCATCACCTGGAATCATTGGCGCAAAGCCAATCGGAGTTCTTATGTCAGACCACCTTCCTCCTTCATCGCCGTCGCGTCGACGCTTTGTCGGTGTCGCCGCAGCCACTCTCGCCGCAGGTTCGTTGAGCCAGCTTGCCTTTGCACAAACGAATCAGGCGATGACGTCAGTCGCGCCGCCGGCAGGCGACAAGTCGGCGATTCGTCCGCTTCGCGTGCATGTGCCCGACGCGCAACTGATCGATTTGCGTCGACGCATCAAGGCGACGCGATGGCCCGAGCGTGAGACGGTCGCCGACAACACGCAAGGCGTTCAGCTGGCGATGATGCAGGAACTCGCGCGCCATTGGGCCACCGGCTATGACTGGCGCAAGTGCGAGGCAAAGCTGAATGCGCTGCCGAACTTCGTGACCGAGATCGACGGACTGGATATTCATTTCATCCACGTCCGCTCGAAGCATGAGAACGCGATGCCGTTGATCGTCACGCACGGCTGGCCGGGCTCGGTGATCGAGCAGTTCAAGATCATCGATCCGCTGGTCAATCCGACGGCGCATGGCGGGAGCGCATCGGATGCGTTTCATCTCGTCATTCCGTCGTTGCCGGGCTATGGTTTTTCCGGCAAGCCAACCACCACAGGCTGGGGCCCGGAACGCACGGCGCGCGCGTGGGTCGTGCTGATGAAACGGCTCGGATACGACAGATTCGCGGCTCAGGGCGGTGACCTCGGCGGTGTCGTCGCGAACGTGTTGGGCAAGCAGGCGCCGCCCGAGTTGCTGGGCATCCACGTCAACTTCCCGGCGACAGTTCCACCCGAGATCGCCAAGGCACTTCAGGCTGGCGACCCGCCACCGTCCAGCCTTTCGGACGACGAAAAGCACGCATACGAGCAGTTGAGCAGCGCAGCCAAAAAACGGCGTGCCTACGCGCTGGAGATGGGAACGCGCCCGCAAACGCTCTATGGCATTTCGGACTCG
Protein-coding regions in this window:
- a CDS encoding LysR family transcriptional regulator: MDLNALTLLVEIIDAGNLSEAARRLKMTRANVSYHLNQFEKSIGLQLVRRTTRRVEPTEIGLKLYEHGRAIRNSLLAAKESVSTLGESLQGRVRLSVPSGYGQLVMSAWLIDFKREYPGIVLDVMFENRVEDLLRDEVDIAVRVMSEPPQNLVARDMGPVRWVACASSAYAAQRGMPVELDDLRTAPIITSAVVGRQLRVAAYLRDERHEVLLEPGLISENFLFLRDAILAGLGVGLVPDYVVHDDIRRGDVVTALDPWRLSIFGTNMYMLYMPNLHHTRATSRFIEFMLDEARKAGRGAMPTRPALL
- a CDS encoding organic hydroperoxide resistance protein — protein: MTRIDNVLYTGKVHTTGGREGAALSSDGRLDIKLSTPGGNGTGTNPEQLLGAGWSACFIGAMGGAARALKISLPADTSVDAEIDLGTTDNAYFIQARLTVSLPGLPRDVAQEVVDRAHQTCPYSKATRGNIGVTITLV
- a CDS encoding MarR family winged helix-turn-helix transcriptional regulator → MTSDHRRDASSNVSRKIAQSCLLTRTRQISRVLTAIYDEALRPFGVNASQFTLLVLIMEFGPLSRATLGRKNHHDRSTLTRNLQPLIAQEWVVEGMPGDDGRSRPLSLTAQGKALLHDAASAWSAAQSKAQSLLGEAGANALMGIAGELPHRGG
- a CDS encoding epoxide hydrolase family protein; translated protein: MSDHLPPSSPSRRRFVGVAAATLAAGSLSQLAFAQTNQAMTSVAPPAGDKSAIRPLRVHVPDAQLIDLRRRIKATRWPERETVADNTQGVQLAMMQELARHWATGYDWRKCEAKLNALPNFVTEIDGLDIHFIHVRSKHENAMPLIVTHGWPGSVIEQFKIIDPLVNPTAHGGSASDAFHLVIPSLPGYGFSGKPTTTGWGPERTARAWVVLMKRLGYDRFAAQGGDLGGVVANVLGKQAPPELLGIHVNFPATVPPEIAKALQAGDPPPSSLSDDEKHAYEQLSSAAKKRRAYALEMGTRPQTLYGISDSPIGLAGWLLDHGDGYEQPAAALTSAVFGRAVNGESSGALTLDDVLDDITLYWLTNTGISAARFYWESHFNFLAAADVSVPAAVSVFPRENYQAPRSWTERAYHNLIYYNRLDKGGHFAAWEQPQLFAEEVRAGLRPLRR